Part of the Candidatus Moraniibacteriota bacterium genome is shown below.
GGGTCGCTTGCGGCAGGAGAATGAGGATAGAGGTAAAGAAGGATAAAAAAATCCGGAGCATCGCTCCGAGAATACAATTGCGCTACACTGTTCATTCAGTTGTAGTGCGTTTTTTATTGCGTTTTCGTATGGTAAAGAAGAAGGAAGTGCCGTTTGCGTCGCAGGATTGGATTATGGTGAAGGGGGCGCGGACACGCAATTTGAAGAATATCACCGTGTCGATTCCTCGGGGGAAAATGACGGTGTTTACGGGGCTTTCCGAGAGTGGGAAGTCTTCTTTGGCGTTCGATACGATATTTGCCAATCGCGTGCGTGCGGTTGTGTCACAGATTCCAAAAGGGAAGACGATGACGTACAAAGAAGTGGCGGAGCGAGCGGGGAGTCCGCGCGCGTTTCGCGCGGTCGGCAACATTCTCAACAAGAACTTCGACCCGAATATTCCGTGCCACCGCGTCGTCCGAAGCGACGGCACGACTGGTGGCTACAATCGCGGCGCAAAGAGGAAACGAGAGATTTTGCAGGAGGAAGGAGTTTTGGATGATTGAGAAGATGGGAATACAAAAAGAGAGCTGGTCAGGCTCTCCAAAGTTTCATGACCTTTATTTTCTGTTAAAGTTCGGCAAATTCAGCCACCATCTGGCGCCGGAATTTGGGATATACCCAAGACCCCACCAACCGTAGCCATCTTCACTGGGAACTGCTGGAACAAGCATGCCGATTTTACATGTAAATTGCCCGCTGGCCTCTTTGGGAATGCTTCCATCGGAGCGCAATTGGGAGATATCCGTATTTGTCTCTGCTGCTGCGCATCGAACACACAGAAGTCTTGCTCGGAATGTCTGCCAATCTCTCCAAAGCTTCACACCGTGAGCTTGGCATTTACAGCAGGCGTAGCTCGATGGAACTGCGCCACCCAAATATTGCCCGCCTGCTCCGGTTGGAAAATAGGCAATCTGCTTCGCAATTTCCAGTGCTATCCTCGGGTTTCTTTCCCATGGAAATATTGCTGACAATCCCTTTCCCCGAGATTGTCTCCATTGACCATGGAGAACGGTATACTCAGCTGTCCCTGGTTTATATTTACGTACTCCGGAAGTTTTCACGGGCATCTTCTTTTTCCTCAATTGTGACTAAAAGATCAACCCTTCCTTGTTAAAAAACTTTCCTCAAAAATCATGTTAATAGTGGTATGTTGAGCAAAATTTGTCAATAGAATTCACCGCGGATAATAAAGAATATAATTGTCAGAAATCCCAGCTCTCGATGATGGTTTCGGAGGCTCTCTTCTGTGCTCCGGATAATACTAGGCTACGTTGATTTTCTGTTTGTTTCACGCTACACTGTTCATTCAGCTGTAGCGTATTTTTTATGCCGAAAAAGGCGAAAGTCGATGATCACGTGCCTCAGAATTGGATTGTGGTGAAGGGGGCGCGGACGCACAATTTGAAGAATATCACCGTGTCGATTCCTCGGGGGAAGATGACGGCGTTTACCGGACTCTCGGGGTCGGGGAAGTCTTCGCTTGCATTTGATACCATATTCGCCGAGGGACAGCGGCGGTATGTCGAGTCGCTTTCGGCGTATGCGCGGCAATTTTTGAATCAAATGCAGAAGCCGGATGTGGATGAAATAGAAGGGCTTTCGCCGGCGATTTCTATCGATCAGAAATCGCGCTCGTCCAATCCACGTTCGACAGTCGCGACGATTACCGAAATATACGATTACCTCCGCGTGCTCTATGCGCGTATTGGGCGACCGCATTGTCTCACATGCGGGCGGGAGATTTCCAAACTTTCGACAGATGAGATGATTGGTTTTATTTCGGAGCAGGCATCGAAAGCAAAAGCAAAAGAGTCGCTTCGAATTTTAGCGCCGATTGTGCGCGGACGAAAGGGTGAATACTATCAATTGCTCTATGACTATCTCGGAAAGGGATTTTCCGAGGCGCGCATTGATGGTGAGATGAAGAGCCTGCGTGAACGCGTCGTACTCTCAAAACACAAAGCGCATGATATCGATATGCTGGTCGACACGATACCGGTATCGGAACTCTCAAGTAAAATGTGGAGCGATGATGCCGGAATGCGTTTGCGAGAGGCAGTGGAGAGATCGCTCGAGGAATCAGAGGGGCTTGTCAAAATCGTGATTGGTGAAGAAGAGAAATTGCTTTCGTCGAAATACTCGTGTCCGTATGATGGTTTTTCCTATCCGGAAGTCGAGCCGAGATTGTTCTCGTTTAACTCGCCCTATGGTGCGTGTCCGGAATGTAATGGTCTTGGCACGAAGCACTTCTTCGGAAGTGAACCGTGTCCTCTGTGTGAAGGGAGTCGCTTGCGCGAGGAGGCACTTCAGGTAAAGGTGTGTGGCAGAAACATCGTGGAGTTCTCCGGCATGGTAATTGGCGAAGCGAAGGCGTTCCTCGATACGGCGGCGCTCGATGATCGAGAGCGCGCTATCGCTTCAGTTGTTCTCAAGGAAATCGGCAATCGCCTGACATTTCTCCTCGATGTGGGACTTGATTATCTCTCGCTTGACCGTCGTGCCAATACGCTCTCGGGCGGGGAGTCGCAACGCATTCGTCTTGCTTCACAACTGGGCAGTCAATTGGTGGGCGCACTCTATGTCTTGGATGAACCGACCATCGGGCTTCATCCGCGGGACAATGACCGTCTTATCAAGACACTTATCGAGCTTCGCAACCTCGGCAATACGATTATCGTTGTCGAACATGATGAAGATACAATTTTTGCATCCGACTATATCGTGGATATTGGACCGAAAGCAGGTGTGCACGGTGGAGAAGTAATCGTATCCGGATTTCTCGAAGAGCTTCTCACTGCAAAGAAAAACGAATCGAAATCGCTCACGCTCTCCTATTTACGCGGTGAATCCGTGATACCGATTCCGGAACGGCGACGAATGAAGGAGAAAGGCTCGATAAAAATCCGCGGAGGGAAGGTGTTTAATATTGTGAATATGGATGCGGAGATTCCGCTCGGTCGCATCGTTGCGATCACGGGCGTGTCGGGTTCGGGCAAATCGTCATTTCTCTATGAAATTTTGCACAAGAATCTCCGAGCGCGACTTGATCGTCGATATCGGAGTCCAAAGACAGTGAACTGCGTCTCGTTTACAGGGACAGAATATCTCGCGCGTGCTGTATTGATCGACCAGTCGCCAATCGGACGGACGCCTCGCTCGAATCCCGCAACCTATACCGGTATGTGGACGCATATTCGCGACATGTTTGCGATGACATCCGAGGCGCGCGTGCGGGGCTGGCGCTCGGGGCGATTCTCATTCAATGTGAAGGGCGGACGCTGTGAGACCTGTGAGGGAAATGGACAGATTGCCGTCGAGATGCACTTCTTGCCGACGGTGTATGTGCCGTGCGATGTGTGCGGAGGAAAGCGATTTACCAAAGAGACACTCGAAGTCACCTACAAACACAAGAATATTTACGAAATCCTCAAGATGACTGTCGAGGAAGCACATCCATTTTTCAAAGACATTCCTGCGATTGCCGATCGGTTGCAGACGCTCCTTGATGTGGGGCTTGGCTATCTCGAACTCGGTCAGTCGGCGACGACGCTCTCGGGCGGTGAAGCTCAGCGTATCAAAATTGCGAGCGAACTCTATCGCCCCAATCTCCAACGAACAATGTACCTCCTCGATGAGCCGACCGTCGGACTCCATTATGAAGATGTTCGAAAGCTCATCGAAATCCTCGATCGCCTCGTTGAAAAGGGAAATACTGTTGTCACTATCGAGCACAATATGGATATTTTGAAGAGCGCCGACTATATCCTCGACATCGGTCCCGAAGGCGGCGCGGGAGGTGGTCGCCTTGTCGCCAAAGGAACGCCCGAACAAGTTGCCAACAACCCAAAGTCGCATACGGGAGTGTATTTGAAACGAGTGTTGAAGGATTGAACGTACTCGGGTACTTTTCTTTAGAAATTTAGTAACGATTATCCTTCTGAAACGTCGCATAAGTTCTTGCTCTTTTCCTGGTTTTTCGTAGACTTGGAATATTATGCAGACCAAACGAATTGTCACAATTGGTGGAGGGACGGGGAGTTTTACTTTGTTGCAGGGACTGAAGCGGCATCCATTTCGGTTGTCGGCGGTGGTTTCCATGGCGGATGATGGCGGGTCGACAGGGGTGCTTCGCGATGAGCTTGGGGTGCTTCCGCCGGGCGATGTGCGGCAGTGCTTGGTGGCGCTTTCACAGTCATCGGAAAAGATGCGAGAGCTCATGAACTACCGCTTCGATAATGGCGGACTCAAAGGGCATAGCTTTGGCAATTTGTTGTTGTCGGCGCTTGAGAAAATGGAAGGGAGTTTCTCCGAAGGGGTTCGCCGCGCGATGGAAATACTCAAGGTGTGCGGAGAGGTAATACCGGTCACAAATGAGGATGCACATCTCGAGATGCGACTCTCTGATGGGACGATGCTTTGCGGGGAAAACGAAATCAATCATGCGGAGACGCTTCAGGAAGTCGGTATTGAGAAATTCTCCTTTGCGAAATCGGTGCGAGCGAGCGCGCTTGCCGTGAAGCGAATTGGCGAAGCGGATGCTATTGTCATTGGGCCGGGAAATTTCTACTGTAGTCTGTTGCCAAATGTTCTTATTCGCACCTGTGCGCGAGCGATACGCGATTCGTCTGCTCGCGTTATCTTTGTCGCCAACCTGACCAATAAGCGTGGGCATACGAGTGGGTGGAGTGTTGATGATTTCGTTCGGGAACTGGAGAAATATATTGGTCGCGGTCGAGTGGACTTTGTGGTGTGGAATGTGAGGAAGCCAAACAAAGAACTGGTACGGAAATATGAGGAACAAGAAGGAGAGGGAATGCTCGTCACTTTTGATCAAGACGCGATTCTCAATCGGACATATCGCGTCCTTCGTGCCGATGTTGTTTCGGATCGTGCATCGGTTGTGCGGGAAGGCGATGTGATTGCAGCAACCCGGGCATTTATCCGGCATGACTCGGATCGTTTGGCGCAGGCAATCGCTTTTCTTGTCACTCTCGATTCAAAGAAACGCGTGATACACGATATTGTATGAAACTCGAAACATTTGACACGAAATATCGAGAAAGACTTCCGGATGTGCCGGGAGTGTACTTTTTCCTTGGTACGAAGGGGAAAGTTTTGTATATCGGCAAGGCGACATCGCTTGCGAGTCGAGTAAGAAGTTACTTCACGCAAGACATTATACTGACGCGCGGACCGAAAATTGTGCGGATGTTGGAATTGGCGGCGGACATCAAGTGGCAGGAGACGGACTCGGCGCTTGAGGCGTTGCTTCTTGAGGCGAATCTCATTCAGAAGCATAGCCCGGCATACAATACTGATGCAAAAGATGATAAGAGTTGGAACTTCGTGGTGATTACGAAGGAGAAATTTCCGCGCGTCTTGGTGGAGCGGGGGAAGAAATTGGAAAATGGAGAACAAAGAGAGAAGAACAAGGAATCGGGTAGAGGAAAGAGAGGTAGACGATTGACGACGAAAAGCAAACCGGTTTCCTATCGGGCGATGTTTGGACCGTTCCCATCTGGAGGAGCGCTCAAAGAAGCAGTGAAGATTGTTCGAAGAATTTTTCCGTTTCGAGATATCTGTACACCGCTTGAAAATCAAGAGAGAAAGAATCTCGCGAAGCCATGCTTTAATGCGCAGATAGGATTGTGTCCCGGCGTGTGCATTGGCGCGGTGTCGGCGCGTGAGTATGGGAAGACGATACGAAATATCAAACTTTTTTTTGAGGGGAAGAAAACAACGATAGTGCGAAATTTGGAACGCGAGATGAAATCCGAGGCAAGAGGGTTGCGTTTTGAGCGAGCAGGGGAGATAAAGAAAACACTCTTTGCTCTTGCACATATTCAGGATGTGGCGCTGCTCAAGAGGAATTTATTTGAGGGCGATTCTCGAAAGGCCGATGGAATACATGTGGGTAGTGGGACGCGCATTGAGGCATATGATGTAGCACATTTGGGTGGCGAGAATACGGTTGGAGTAATGACGGTTGCTCTTGATGGAGAAGCACAGAAAGAAGCCTATCGGAAATTTATTCTCCATGGTGATGCGCGAGGGAATGATCTCGCGGCACTTGAAGAGTTATTGCGTCGGCGTTTGAAACATACTGAATGGATAATGCCGAAACTCATCGTCGTTGATGGATCGAATCTCCAACGCCATGTCGCTGAGGCGGTGTTGCGAGATTTTTCGCTCGATATTTCCGTTGTCTCAGTCTTGAAAGACGAACATCATCAACCAAAAGGAATACTTGGACCAAAGAATGAGAGGGATACATACAAAGACGCCATACTGCTTGCCAATAGCGAGTCGCATCGCTTTGCTATATCATTTCATCGGAAGCGGAGAAGGAAAGCTTTTTTGTCTCTTTGACACTCACCTGCTACACTGATGACGAGTAGAGAATTTCTTGGCAATTCCTTTATGTGAATGATATGAAGAGAATTTTGATTATAGAGGATGAGAAACCATTGGCTCGAGCGTTGGAATTAAAGTTGGCGCATGTAGGATTTGAAACAAAAAGTGCTGTCAATGGAGAGGAAGGCTTGGCAATTTTGCAAGAGGAATCATTTGACCTTGTTCTGACCGACCTTGTTATGCCGAAAGTTGATGGATTTTCTGTATTGACCACTTTGCGGGAGTGGAATAATGCGACGCCAGTTATTGTGTTGACAAATCTGAGTCAGTTTGAGGATGAATCACGTGCTCGAGCACTTGGAGCGGCAGGATTTTTCGTGAAATCAGATATATCGGTTGCTGAAATTGTTGAGCAT
Proteins encoded:
- a CDS encoding YvcK family protein, with the translated sequence MQTKRIVTIGGGTGSFTLLQGLKRHPFRLSAVVSMADDGGSTGVLRDELGVLPPGDVRQCLVALSQSSEKMRELMNYRFDNGGLKGHSFGNLLLSALEKMEGSFSEGVRRAMEILKVCGEVIPVTNEDAHLEMRLSDGTMLCGENEINHAETLQEVGIEKFSFAKSVRASALAVKRIGEADAIVIGPGNFYCSLLPNVLIRTCARAIRDSSARVIFVANLTNKRGHTSGWSVDDFVRELEKYIGRGRVDFVVWNVRKPNKELVRKYEEQEGEGMLVTFDQDAILNRTYRVLRADVVSDRASVVREGDVIAATRAFIRHDSDRLAQAIAFLVTLDSKKRVIHDIV
- a CDS encoding GIY-YIG nuclease family protein translates to MKLETFDTKYRERLPDVPGVYFFLGTKGKVLYIGKATSLASRVRSYFTQDIILTRGPKIVRMLELAADIKWQETDSALEALLLEANLIQKHSPAYNTDAKDDKSWNFVVITKEKFPRVLVERGKKLENGEQREKNKESGRGKRGRRLTTKSKPVSYRAMFGPFPSGGALKEAVKIVRRIFPFRDICTPLENQERKNLAKPCFNAQIGLCPGVCIGAVSAREYGKTIRNIKLFFEGKKTTIVRNLEREMKSEARGLRFERAGEIKKTLFALAHIQDVALLKRNLFEGDSRKADGIHVGSGTRIEAYDVAHLGGENTVGVMTVALDGEAQKEAYRKFILHGDARGNDLAALEELLRRRLKHTEWIMPKLIVVDGSNLQRHVAEAVLRDFSLDISVVSVLKDEHHQPKGILGPKNERDTYKDAILLANSESHRFAISFHRKRRRKAFLSL
- a CDS encoding response regulator, whose protein sequence is MKRILIIEDEKPLARALELKLAHVGFETKSAVNGEEGLAILQEESFDLVLTDLVMPKVDGFSVLTTLREWNNATPVIVLTNLSQFEDESRARALGAAGFFVKSDISVAEIVEHIKHVFDTSSNAT
- a CDS encoding methylated-DNA--[protein]-cysteine S-methyltransferase, whose product is MTVFTGLSESGKSSLAFDTIFANRVRAVVSQIPKGKTMTYKEVAERAGSPRAFRAVGNILNKNFDPNIPCHRVVRSDGTTGGYNRGAKRKREILQEEGVLDD
- the uvrA gene encoding excinuclease ABC subunit UvrA; the protein is MPKKAKVDDHVPQNWIVVKGARTHNLKNITVSIPRGKMTAFTGLSGSGKSSLAFDTIFAEGQRRYVESLSAYARQFLNQMQKPDVDEIEGLSPAISIDQKSRSSNPRSTVATITEIYDYLRVLYARIGRPHCLTCGREISKLSTDEMIGFISEQASKAKAKESLRILAPIVRGRKGEYYQLLYDYLGKGFSEARIDGEMKSLRERVVLSKHKAHDIDMLVDTIPVSELSSKMWSDDAGMRLREAVERSLEESEGLVKIVIGEEEKLLSSKYSCPYDGFSYPEVEPRLFSFNSPYGACPECNGLGTKHFFGSEPCPLCEGSRLREEALQVKVCGRNIVEFSGMVIGEAKAFLDTAALDDRERAIASVVLKEIGNRLTFLLDVGLDYLSLDRRANTLSGGESQRIRLASQLGSQLVGALYVLDEPTIGLHPRDNDRLIKTLIELRNLGNTIIVVEHDEDTIFASDYIVDIGPKAGVHGGEVIVSGFLEELLTAKKNESKSLTLSYLRGESVIPIPERRRMKEKGSIKIRGGKVFNIVNMDAEIPLGRIVAITGVSGSGKSSFLYEILHKNLRARLDRRYRSPKTVNCVSFTGTEYLARAVLIDQSPIGRTPRSNPATYTGMWTHIRDMFAMTSEARVRGWRSGRFSFNVKGGRCETCEGNGQIAVEMHFLPTVYVPCDVCGGKRFTKETLEVTYKHKNIYEILKMTVEEAHPFFKDIPAIADRLQTLLDVGLGYLELGQSATTLSGGEAQRIKIASELYRPNLQRTMYLLDEPTVGLHYEDVRKLIEILDRLVEKGNTVVTIEHNMDILKSADYILDIGPEGGAGGGRLVAKGTPEQVANNPKSHTGVYLKRVLKD